One segment of Bacteroides caecimuris DNA contains the following:
- the dprA gene encoding DNA-processing protein DprA, translating to MNSSEEEQIYSIALTMVPGIGHIGAKRLIDGMGNAVDVFRLRKEIPERIPEVSQRVIEALDCPQAIARAEQEYEFIRKNRISCLSFYDEAYPSRLRECEDAPVVLFFKGNADLNSLHVINMVGTRNATDYGTHICASFLRDLKTLCPDVLVVSGLAYGIDIHAHREALANELSTVGVLAHGLDRIYPHVHRKTAVDMLERGGLLTEFLSGTNPDRHNFISRNRIVAGMCDATIVIESAEKGGSLITAELAEGYHRDCFAFPGRTSDEYSKGCNRLIRDNKASLLLSAEDFVQAMGWNMPTTLSEKVSVQRSLFIELSEEEQKIVAILEKLGNLQINSLVVEADIPVNKMAAILFELEMKGVIRVLAGGMYQLLN from the coding sequence GTATTGCTCTGACAATGGTGCCAGGTATCGGGCACATAGGGGCGAAACGTCTGATAGACGGAATGGGCAATGCCGTTGATGTTTTCCGCCTGCGCAAAGAAATACCGGAACGTATTCCTGAAGTAAGTCAACGGGTGATAGAGGCATTGGATTGTCCGCAAGCTATTGCCCGCGCCGAACAGGAATATGAATTTATCCGGAAGAATCGGATCTCCTGTCTGTCCTTTTATGATGAAGCTTATCCTTCCCGTTTGCGGGAATGTGAAGATGCCCCTGTTGTTCTTTTCTTTAAAGGAAATGCCGATCTAAATTCCCTTCATGTAATAAATATGGTAGGAACCCGCAATGCCACGGATTATGGAACCCACATCTGTGCCTCCTTCTTGCGGGATTTGAAAACGCTTTGTCCTGATGTGCTGGTTGTCAGCGGCCTTGCTTATGGAATCGATATTCATGCGCATCGTGAAGCGTTGGCTAATGAACTGTCTACGGTAGGTGTTTTAGCTCATGGGTTGGATCGTATTTATCCTCATGTCCATCGGAAAACGGCTGTCGATATGCTTGAAAGAGGGGGATTACTGACCGAATTTCTGTCCGGAACGAATCCCGATCGCCATAATTTTATCAGTCGAAACCGTATTGTTGCCGGTATGTGTGATGCTACCATCGTCATTGAGTCGGCAGAAAAGGGAGGTTCATTGATTACAGCCGAACTTGCTGAAGGTTATCATCGCGATTGTTTCGCTTTCCCCGGTCGCACGAGTGATGAATATTCGAAAGGATGTAATCGGTTGATTAGGGATAATAAAGCATCCCTGTTATTATCTGCCGAAGATTTTGTGCAGGCTATGGGCTGGAATATGCCGACGACTCTTTCAGAAAAGGTAAGTGTGCAACGTAGTCTTTTTATCGAATTGTCTGAAGAAGAACAGAAGATAGTCGCTATTTTGGAGAAACTGGGAAATCTGCAAATCAATTCTCTTGTGGTAGAAGCAGATATTCCCGTAAATAAGA